Proteins from a single region of Parasedimentitalea psychrophila:
- a CDS encoding Rossmann-fold NAD(P)-binding domain-containing protein, with protein sequence MTRSVLILGASGRFGRACSKAFSDGGWQVQHFDRSADNLMIAARGVQVIVNGWNPDYPDWAAQVPDLHAQVIDAARSSGATVIVPGNVYVFGAQTLGPWSENTTHQARNPLGCIRIEMEAAYRRSGVRTILLRAGDFLDTRASGNWFDMIMTKDLAKGRFTYPGNPDLAHVWAYLPDLARAAVALADLGDSLPVYADVPYPGYVLTGQELLAAVNRVVARPTRLKHMNWLPLQLTRPFWAMGRCLLEMRYLWTTAHRLDGTLIETLLPDVHQTPLDVAIASALPSELIERDVQPNQVVATGRNPGLT encoded by the coding sequence ATGACCCGCAGTGTTTTGATCCTTGGCGCCTCTGGCCGGTTTGGCCGTGCCTGTTCGAAGGCCTTTAGTGATGGTGGTTGGCAGGTCCAGCATTTTGACCGCAGTGCTGACAATCTGATGATAGCCGCGCGGGGCGTGCAGGTGATCGTCAATGGTTGGAACCCGGATTACCCCGACTGGGCGGCGCAGGTGCCGGATCTGCATGCGCAGGTGATTGATGCGGCGCGCAGCAGTGGGGCGACGGTGATTGTGCCCGGCAATGTCTATGTCTTTGGTGCCCAGACACTGGGGCCGTGGTCGGAAAATACAACGCATCAGGCGAGGAACCCGCTGGGTTGTATCCGGATCGAGATGGAGGCGGCCTATCGCCGATCAGGCGTGCGCACCATATTGCTACGGGCGGGGGACTTTTTGGATACCCGGGCCTCGGGCAATTGGTTTGACATGATCATGACCAAGGATTTGGCCAAGGGGCGGTTTACCTATCCCGGCAATCCCGACCTGGCGCATGTCTGGGCCTATCTACCGGATCTGGCGCGGGCTGCGGTGGCATTGGCCGATTTGGGCGACAGTCTGCCAGTCTACGCCGATGTGCCATATCCCGGCTACGTACTGACCGGGCAGGAGTTGCTGGCGGCGGTGAACCGGGTGGTTGCACGGCCGACGCGGCTGAAACACATGAACTGGTTGCCGCTGCAGCTGACGCGACCGTTCTGGGCGATGGGGCGTTGTCTGCTGGAGATGCGTTATCTGTGGACTACCGCCCACCGTCTGGATGGGACGTTGATTGAGACCCTACTGCCTGACGTCCACCAGACGCCGCTGGACGTTGCGATAGCTTCGGCGCTACCGTCAGAACTAATCGAGCGCGATGTCCAGCCAAACCAGGTGGTGGCGACTGGCCGCAACCCCGGCCTGACCTGA
- a CDS encoding tyrosine-type recombinase/integrase has protein sequence MVREAPIMQDLCQQYLDVHAIPKKRPKSVANDKSMLTRLILPKFGSQKIRDVRHKEIQTFHNSLKVTPYQANRALALLSKMFELSIKWGMRSDNPAKGIERFHEEKRHRWLSSDELTRLCVALDNHPNQKAANAIRLQLQTGARIGEVLTSKWENFDFDRGVWIKPSHHTKQKRTEHLPLSKAAAALLSRIKNGAAGSEFVFPGRSKNKPIVDLKKFWRSVLSKAGISDYRIHDNRHTHASQLVSSGMSLAIVGRLLGHTNPMTTQRYAHIADDPLREAAEVMAEKMSLD, from the coding sequence ATGGTCCGCGAAGCACCCATCATGCAGGATCTCTGTCAGCAATACCTGGACGTGCACGCGATCCCCAAAAAGCGCCCAAAGAGCGTCGCCAATGACAAGTCCATGCTCACCCGCCTAATCTTGCCAAAGTTCGGCTCGCAAAAGATCCGTGACGTCCGTCACAAAGAAATTCAGACATTTCACAATTCGCTCAAAGTGACGCCATATCAAGCCAATCGTGCTCTCGCACTTCTGTCAAAGATGTTCGAGTTGTCGATCAAATGGGGAATGCGATCAGATAACCCTGCCAAAGGTATCGAGAGATTTCACGAAGAAAAAAGGCACCGATGGTTGTCTAGCGACGAGTTGACCCGTCTGTGCGTGGCTTTGGACAATCATCCGAACCAGAAAGCTGCGAATGCGATCCGCCTGCAACTGCAAACCGGCGCACGGATCGGGGAAGTTTTGACTTCCAAATGGGAAAATTTCGACTTCGACCGCGGTGTATGGATCAAGCCCTCTCACCATACCAAACAGAAGCGAACAGAGCACTTGCCGCTCTCCAAAGCAGCCGCGGCCCTATTGAGCCGGATCAAGAACGGTGCCGCCGGGTCGGAGTTCGTCTTTCCGGGCAGATCTAAGAACAAGCCGATTGTGGATCTCAAGAAATTCTGGCGATCCGTCCTTTCAAAAGCCGGTATCAGCGACTACCGCATCCACGACAATCGCCACACACACGCATCACAGCTTGTGTCGAGCGGGATGAGTCTCGCAATCGTTGGGCGCCTGCTTGGGCACACAAATCCTATGACGACGCAGCGCTATGCCCATATTGCCGATGACCCACTAAGGGAGGCGGCGGAAGTGATGGCAGAAAAAATGAGCCTAGACTAG
- a CDS encoding IS3 family transposase (programmed frameshift), with the protein MKMTRYSEPQILAILRQAEGGVPVTELCREHGMSNASFYKWRSKYGGMDASMISQMKALEDENRRLKKMYAEMSMQAELLKEALGKKLIRPALRRGLAEKAVARHGISIALACRTFDVSETCYRYSPLLSDENEEIADLLVGLTAARKTWGFGLCFLHLRNVQGHSWNHKRVYRIYCELELNLRIKPRKRLKRDKPDALAVPDAPNMTWSMDFMADRLGDGRAFRLLNVLDDFNREGLGIEVDFSLPAERVIRSLNRIIEWRGKPGTIRVDNGPEYISGKLLEWAEKQGIIIQYIQPGKPQQNAYIERYNRTVRHEWLDQHIIENIEEAQDFATQWLWTYNNDRPNMGLGGITPAMKLKMAA; encoded by the exons ATGAAGATGACGAGATATAGCGAACCCCAAATTCTTGCGATCCTACGCCAAGCCGAAGGCGGTGTGCCTGTAACGGAGCTGTGCCGCGAGCACGGGATGAGCAACGCGTCGTTCTACAAATGGCGATCAAAATACGGTGGTATGGACGCGTCGATGATCAGCCAAATGAAGGCGCTTGAAGACGAGAACCGGCGGCTGAAAAAGATGTATGCCGAGATGAGCATGCAAGCAGAATTACTGAAGGAAGCCCTGGGAAAAAAGT TGATCCGGCCAGCCTTACGACGGGGTCTGGCCGAGAAAGCGGTGGCGCGCCACGGTATCAGCATTGCGCTGGCCTGCCGCACGTTTGATGTCAGTGAGACGTGCTATCGTTACAGCCCGCTCTTGAGCGATGAGAACGAAGAGATTGCCGATCTGCTGGTTGGGCTGACGGCCGCACGGAAGACTTGGGGGTTTGGGCTATGTTTCCTGCATCTACGTAACGTGCAAGGTCATTCGTGGAACCACAAAAGGGTTTACCGGATTTACTGCGAACTGGAACTGAACTTGCGGATCAAACCTCGGAAACGGTTAAAGCGGGACAAACCCGATGCGCTGGCAGTGCCGGACGCCCCGAACATGACCTGGTCGATGGACTTCATGGCGGATCGCCTCGGGGATGGTCGGGCGTTTCGGCTCTTGAACGTGCTGGATGATTTTAACCGCGAGGGTTTGGGCATCGAGGTCGATTTTTCTTTGCCAGCCGAACGGGTTATTCGCAGCCTTAATCGGATCATTGAATGGCGTGGGAAACCAGGAACCATTCGGGTCGATAATGGGCCGGAGTACATCAGTGGTAAGCTGCTGGAATGGGCTGAGAAACAAGGTATTATCATCCAGTACATTCAACCCGGAAAGCCGCAGCAGAACGCTTACATCGAGCGCTATAATCGCACCGTCAGGCATGAATGGTTGGACCAACATATCATCGAAAACATAGAGGAGGCACAGGACTTTGCCACACAATGGCTATGGACTTACAATAATGACCGCCCGAATATGGGCCTCGGCGGCATCACACCCGCAATGAAACTGAAAATGGCCGCGTAA
- a CDS encoding ATP-binding protein — MSNLSPDLTSSVAAQNVLVRADLPYRFASITLVAILSLYYLPLQTLGIVYLAYALIEILGIFVYRSLKNSVTRSGILLFTVSAFVGVWVFNSIPLLLFMQSEPFPKLAGAMLLFIALNQCVVGRSDWMVFGILTAVPIICAVGYMIVSFLYSFANPVEIFIAVAIMVIGTAYVAYGMWALNRLTSRLREALSEAEAGSRAKSRFLAAMSHEIRTPLNAICGMSELIDEEDADPETLRERTLLLRKSAQALTGILDGVLDHAKVEAGHIELSLAAAEPEIEVASAVEMFRPSADDKGLRLDINFGEGVPTYAEFDALRLRQVIGNLVSNAVKYTEAGHVSVVAHCEPNGSQSMLTVAVSDSGRGMTANQISELFTEFYRVENKDAPAVPGTGLGLAIARRFARMMGGDITVSSSPARGSCFTFTSLVRVLEEPKVYSSPSQSEVQPDDGSARDAGIKSILLVDDTASNRMVVRAFLKKSEVEITEATNGAEALECLERQPVDLILLDMKMPVMDGRETLAEMARRGGRIGATPVIMLTANAAPEDRERYLALGVAGYIAKPVRKSVLLSEIRRVAGSQQPRLLEQPDLGEKASIRS; from the coding sequence ATGTCTAATTTGTCGCCAGACCTCACAAGCTCTGTGGCTGCACAGAATGTGCTGGTTCGCGCAGACCTTCCCTATCGTTTTGCTTCGATTACACTCGTAGCGATCCTGTCGCTCTACTATCTGCCACTACAGACGCTGGGGATCGTCTACCTTGCCTACGCTTTGATCGAGATCTTGGGTATATTCGTATACAGAAGTCTAAAGAACAGCGTCACGCGGAGTGGAATTCTCCTCTTCACTGTCTCTGCATTCGTTGGCGTTTGGGTCTTCAATTCAATCCCTTTGCTGCTCTTCATGCAGTCAGAACCATTTCCAAAACTTGCGGGGGCGATGCTGCTATTTATCGCGCTCAATCAGTGCGTAGTGGGGCGTTCAGACTGGATGGTTTTTGGCATTCTGACTGCGGTGCCGATCATTTGCGCTGTCGGATACATGATCGTCAGCTTTCTCTATTCTTTTGCAAACCCGGTGGAAATTTTCATCGCAGTTGCAATCATGGTCATTGGGACAGCCTATGTGGCATACGGCATGTGGGCGCTCAATCGGCTGACCAGCCGGTTGCGTGAAGCCCTAAGTGAGGCTGAGGCTGGGAGCCGCGCCAAGAGCCGTTTCCTTGCTGCCATGAGCCACGAGATACGGACTCCTTTAAACGCAATTTGCGGGATGTCAGAACTGATTGATGAGGAAGATGCCGATCCTGAGACACTGCGGGAGCGAACTCTGTTGTTGCGAAAGTCCGCACAGGCGCTCACCGGTATCCTGGACGGTGTTCTCGACCATGCCAAAGTCGAGGCTGGACATATTGAGCTCAGCCTCGCGGCGGCCGAACCTGAGATTGAGGTCGCAAGCGCGGTGGAGATGTTTCGGCCGTCAGCAGACGACAAGGGGCTTCGGCTCGACATCAATTTTGGCGAAGGCGTGCCGACCTACGCCGAATTTGATGCACTGCGGCTGCGCCAGGTGATTGGAAACTTAGTCTCAAATGCGGTAAAGTATACCGAGGCGGGTCACGTGTCTGTGGTGGCGCACTGCGAGCCGAATGGCAGTCAATCGATGCTCACCGTCGCGGTTTCTGACAGCGGCCGCGGCATGACCGCCAATCAGATTTCCGAATTGTTCACCGAATTCTACCGGGTCGAAAACAAAGATGCCCCGGCGGTTCCGGGCACCGGTCTTGGACTGGCAATTGCGCGCCGTTTTGCGCGTATGATGGGGGGCGATATTACCGTGTCATCCAGCCCCGCGCGAGGAAGCTGTTTCACCTTCACCAGTCTGGTCAGAGTTCTGGAGGAGCCGAAAGTTTACTCCTCTCCGTCACAATCTGAGGTTCAGCCTGACGACGGAAGCGCCAGGGATGCTGGCATAAAATCGATCCTGTTGGTGGACGATACCGCATCAAACCGAATGGTGGTTCGTGCCTTTCTGAAAAAGAGCGAAGTCGAAATTACTGAGGCCACTAATGGAGCCGAGGCCCTAGAGTGCCTGGAGCGCCAACCAGTAGATCTCATTCTGTTGGACATGAAAATGCCCGTGATGGACGGGCGTGAAACTTTAGCGGAAATGGCGCGGCGCGGCGGCCGGATCGGCGCCACGCCTGTGATTATGCTCACAGCAAACGCGGCTCCGGAGGATCGGGAGCGCTATCTCGCTCTGGGCGTTGCAGGTTACATTGCGAAGCCCGTTAGGAAATCTGTGCTGCTGTCCGAAATTCGCAGGGTCGCAGGGTCGCAGCAGCCCAGATTACTGGAGCAGCCTGATCTAGGCGAGAAGGCGTCCATAAGGAGCTGA
- a CDS encoding acyl-homoserine-lactone synthase, with product MRSTEITFDNLGETGTLFTALLRARYHHFIEARGWDLPNVRGLEFDQYDTPESIYCAIHEGMIVYGGFRVTPTTAHCVNASYMLRDAQLGLLPDLPLGILDEPAPQDPRIWEVSRVFVDDTLSSRERMRVRDELGLTFARLAKDWNINAFLCLTSVSAALLMRRAGLKSSPAGPRFEAGGETCQAYHLKIDVRNLRSHAA from the coding sequence ATGCGATCGACAGAAATCACCTTCGATAATCTTGGTGAAACCGGAACTCTTTTCACGGCGCTTTTGCGAGCCCGGTATCACCACTTCATTGAAGCACGCGGTTGGGATCTTCCAAACGTCCGTGGGCTTGAATTCGATCAATATGATACGCCGGAAAGCATCTATTGCGCGATCCATGAGGGCATGATTGTCTATGGTGGTTTTCGGGTGACGCCCACGACTGCGCACTGCGTAAATGCAAGCTACATGTTGCGTGATGCGCAGCTCGGCCTGCTGCCTGATCTGCCATTGGGTATTCTCGACGAGCCGGCACCTCAGGATCCAAGGATCTGGGAGGTTAGCAGGGTTTTTGTCGATGACACTCTGAGCAGCCGTGAACGTATGCGTGTTAGGGATGAGTTGGGGCTGACCTTTGCCCGACTGGCGAAGGACTGGAACATCAACGCCTTCCTTTGCCTTACCTCGGTTTCTGCCGCGCTACTCATGCGCCGAGCTGGGTTGAAAAGTTCTCCGGCCGGACCTCGCTTTGAAGCCGGGGGAGAAACCTGCCAGGCGTATCACCTCAAGATCGATGTGAGGAACCTGCGCAGCCACGCCGCATAA
- a CDS encoding PAS domain S-box protein, translating into MASAFVEKQNATIYTQRLRADVQHEAGLIASQLKGRLSADIQLVQGLVAVLSTEPDMSQVRFTQLAEQVLGDHEEIRIVAAAPDLVVSLIYPMKGNETAMGLDYNKNEAQREAAFRVRDSGEMVLAGPVNLVQGGHGFICRFPLFVGTGPDRQFFGILSAVIDVDALYAGTGVTDPEIGIELALIGRDGMGPEGEQFYGASGIVDDDPVRVDISFPVGNWQLVARPSGGWSAQPENLWSLRLALLVAGALILFPTFLAGRLSAARRSAILSLKRRERDLETLSRRLKVAVETSQIGIWEYEPDSTRLIWDQRMCDLFGYSGDSATLSADFWKQRLHPEDQKATRQILDDAVKHGGDFSAEFRIVLPDGAEHHIRELGVSFKDAAGKNRVIGVNWDVSKDVQLRDELMRTNQTLQHRNGEMREGQLALEKAHADLQKQQAELHRLSLVAKHASDSIILTDAQTRIVWVNDGFTRVTGYSPEEAIGLTAGELFNGPKTDPSAIREIASHLARGERHHTEILNYTKSGEEIWISTNLVPILNAYGEVELVVGIERDVTESKTRQRELAEAKIAAELADRAKSEFLANMSHEIRTPMNGIIGMAGLLAECDLATDEKQYVDTILDSSSALLKIINDILDLSRLEAGKLDVTLTNYDLRHCIESSVDLLRPKAHEKGISITVNYATGLVERVLGDDGRVRQILVNLIGNAIKFTAQGGVTINVGADNADPYRLLIEIEDTGIGISPDQAQHIFDRFSQADSAITRAFGGTGLGLAISSVLAKRMGGGITLRSELGAGCCFCLCVQMSPADVSEKEARSSAVVSSGRLTESLVLLAEDNKVNRLLITKYLNDQPLELVEAVNGREAVTLCQIHAPDIVLMDMSMPELDGIAATREIRALDIVQPTIVALTANAFESDREACLAAGMDHFLSKPINKAHLIDTLAALQAKRRLGLNYQ; encoded by the coding sequence ATGGCTTCTGCTTTCGTTGAAAAGCAAAACGCCACAATCTATACCCAAAGACTTCGTGCGGATGTTCAGCACGAGGCAGGATTGATCGCGTCTCAATTGAAGGGGCGGCTCAGCGCTGACATTCAGTTGGTGCAAGGGTTGGTGGCGGTGCTTTCAACTGAGCCGGATATGAGCCAGGTGCGGTTTACCCAATTGGCCGAACAGGTGCTTGGTGACCATGAAGAGATCCGCATTGTGGCCGCGGCCCCGGATCTGGTTGTCTCATTGATTTACCCGATGAAGGGTAACGAGACTGCAATGGGGCTGGACTACAACAAGAACGAGGCACAGCGCGAAGCTGCGTTTCGTGTTCGCGACAGTGGCGAAATGGTGCTAGCGGGCCCGGTCAATCTGGTTCAGGGCGGTCATGGTTTCATCTGTCGCTTTCCCCTCTTTGTAGGAACGGGCCCGGATCGGCAGTTTTTTGGTATATTGTCAGCCGTCATTGATGTTGACGCACTGTATGCGGGCACCGGAGTGACGGACCCAGAGATTGGCATTGAACTGGCACTGATTGGCCGAGACGGGATGGGCCCCGAGGGAGAGCAGTTCTATGGTGCCTCCGGCATTGTCGATGACGACCCTGTGCGGGTTGATATTTCGTTTCCAGTTGGCAATTGGCAATTGGTTGCACGGCCATCTGGGGGCTGGTCCGCTCAACCGGAAAACCTGTGGTCACTGCGATTGGCGCTCCTAGTTGCGGGCGCATTGATCCTGTTCCCGACGTTCTTGGCTGGGCGACTTTCTGCTGCACGTCGATCGGCGATTCTTTCGTTAAAGCGGCGTGAGCGGGACTTGGAAACGCTGTCACGGCGGTTGAAAGTTGCGGTTGAGACTTCACAGATCGGCATTTGGGAGTATGAGCCCGATAGCACGCGCCTGATCTGGGACCAGCGAATGTGCGACCTCTTTGGTTACTCAGGTGACTCCGCCACTCTCAGTGCGGATTTCTGGAAGCAGCGTTTGCACCCCGAGGATCAGAAGGCCACAAGACAGATCCTTGACGATGCCGTGAAGCACGGGGGGGATTTTTCGGCGGAATTTCGCATCGTTTTACCAGACGGAGCAGAGCATCATATTCGCGAACTTGGCGTTTCATTTAAAGATGCTGCCGGGAAAAACCGAGTGATCGGGGTGAACTGGGATGTGTCCAAAGACGTACAGTTGCGAGACGAATTAATGCGCACCAACCAGACCTTGCAACATCGCAATGGCGAGATGCGTGAAGGTCAGTTGGCCCTTGAAAAGGCACATGCTGATCTGCAGAAACAACAGGCCGAATTGCACCGTCTCTCGCTGGTGGCCAAACATGCATCGGACAGTATTATTCTGACCGATGCACAGACCCGAATCGTCTGGGTCAACGATGGGTTTACCCGGGTCACCGGATATTCGCCAGAAGAGGCGATTGGGTTGACTGCAGGCGAATTGTTCAACGGTCCAAAAACGGACCCTTCGGCGATCCGCGAGATTGCCAGCCACCTTGCCCGTGGCGAACGGCACCATACCGAAATCCTGAACTACACAAAATCGGGAGAAGAGATCTGGATCAGCACCAACCTGGTACCAATCTTAAACGCTTATGGTGAGGTTGAACTGGTTGTCGGGATTGAGCGTGACGTTACAGAGTCCAAAACCCGCCAGCGTGAATTGGCGGAAGCCAAAATTGCAGCTGAACTGGCCGACCGGGCTAAGTCCGAGTTTCTGGCAAATATGAGCCATGAAATCCGAACTCCGATGAACGGAATTATCGGAATGGCCGGACTTTTGGCTGAATGTGATTTGGCCACGGACGAAAAACAATATGTGGATACGATCCTGGACTCTTCCAGCGCTTTGTTGAAAATTATCAATGATATTCTGGACTTGTCACGGCTGGAGGCCGGAAAACTTGACGTCACATTGACTAATTACGATTTACGTCACTGTATTGAGAGTTCTGTAGATCTGTTGAGGCCCAAGGCCCATGAAAAGGGAATTTCGATAACGGTCAACTATGCCACTGGTTTGGTTGAGCGGGTGCTTGGCGACGACGGGCGGGTGCGGCAGATCCTAGTGAACCTAATAGGAAATGCGATAAAGTTCACTGCACAGGGCGGGGTGACGATCAATGTTGGGGCTGACAACGCGGATCCATATCGGCTGCTGATCGAGATTGAGGATACCGGGATTGGTATCTCTCCGGACCAGGCGCAGCATATCTTTGATCGGTTTTCGCAAGCGGATTCTGCCATTACACGGGCCTTTGGTGGAACGGGCCTTGGCCTAGCCATTTCCAGCGTTTTGGCAAAACGAATGGGCGGTGGCATCACGTTGCGCTCAGAGCTGGGGGCGGGGTGCTGTTTTTGCCTCTGTGTGCAAATGTCGCCAGCTGACGTATCTGAAAAAGAAGCTAGATCATCAGCCGTTGTCTCCTCTGGCAGGCTTACTGAAAGCCTTGTTCTGTTGGCCGAAGACAACAAGGTAAACCGACTGTTGATCACTAAGTACCTGAATGATCAACCTCTTGAACTGGTTGAGGCTGTGAATGGGCGCGAAGCAGTGACCCTGTGCCAGATACACGCCCCGGATATCGTGTTGATGGATATGTCGATGCCAGAGCTGGATGGCATCGCCGCAACACGAGAGATCCGGGCGCTGGATATCGTGCAACCGACAATAGTGGCGTTGACGGCCAATGCCTTTGAAAGCGACCGCGAGGCCTGCCTGGCAGCCGGGATGGATCATTTCCTGTCCAAACCCATCAACAAGGCGCATCTGATTGACACGCTTGCGGCCCTTCAGGCTAAACGTCGGCTCGGATTAAATTACCAATAA
- a CDS encoding AfsR/SARP family transcriptional regulator, which translates to MSVLLKIRGFGVFGVFAANGESIVLGAKHQALMALLSKADSGVRTRAFLENILWSSSQPEQAKAGLRTALSTLRRHLGSEASQLLTANRERVVLDLNRVGFIGSYEDGAFMEGFELPYQALFRDWLTRERDETTYRIPRRQTDLGFNETQIYSSSGSSKQKSKPTMLVSEQRIGILKSEVQQLLHIREHAMTIIDGLQRENEALKIARDMQPKSPTIARTSKQA; encoded by the coding sequence ATGAGTGTATTGTTAAAAATTAGAGGCTTTGGTGTATTTGGTGTTTTTGCTGCCAACGGGGAAAGTATTGTTCTCGGTGCCAAACACCAGGCCTTGATGGCTCTGTTGTCAAAAGCTGACAGTGGCGTACGTACCCGGGCTTTTCTCGAAAACATTCTGTGGAGTTCATCACAGCCAGAGCAGGCCAAGGCCGGTTTGCGGACCGCACTCAGTACATTGCGCCGCCATTTGGGATCAGAGGCATCTCAGTTGCTAACGGCCAATCGAGAACGCGTTGTATTGGATCTTAACCGCGTCGGTTTTATTGGAAGCTATGAAGATGGAGCCTTTATGGAAGGCTTTGAGCTTCCGTACCAGGCGTTATTTCGCGATTGGCTGACGCGGGAACGGGATGAAACCACCTACCGTATCCCGCGACGTCAGACGGATTTGGGATTCAATGAGACTCAAATTTATTCGAGTTCTGGTTCCTCCAAACAAAAATCAAAACCAACAATGTTGGTAAGCGAGCAGCGTATCGGGATCCTCAAATCTGAGGTCCAGCAACTCCTGCATATTCGCGAACACGCAATGACTATCATTGACGGATTGCAGCGCGAAAATGAGGCTCTCAAAATTGCGCGTGATATGCAGCCGAAATCTCCGACAATTGCAAGAACCTCAAAACAGGCCTGA
- a CDS encoding NAD(P)H-dependent flavin oxidoreductase, translated as MNPTPLSRATGFCNAYDLQVPILMAPMAGACPASLAIPVANGGGIGACGCLLMQPDGIANWAREMRAGSNGAFQLNVWIPDPDPLRDPAHEARVRAFLGQWGPEVLAKDAEAPLPDFEAQCDAMLAAGPHVISSIMGVYPAPFVARMKERGVKWFATVTTVTEALASEAAGADVIVAQDMEAGGHRGSFDADDAARSLVGLFALLPAVVDAVQVPVVATGGIADARGVAAALVLGASAVQIGTGLLRAPEAGIAPSWADAIGDALPEGTVSTRAFSGRLGRSIRTAYTEAAEEGPIPAPYPIQRNITKMMRESATGIDRMQAWAGQSARLARAEPATDLVAGLWDEAREILQT; from the coding sequence ATGAATCCCACTCCCCTCAGCCGTGCTACCGGTTTTTGCAACGCATATGACCTGCAAGTTCCAATCCTTATGGCCCCTATGGCGGGGGCGTGTCCGGCGTCTCTGGCAATTCCTGTTGCGAACGGCGGCGGGATAGGCGCGTGCGGCTGCTTACTGATGCAGCCGGATGGAATAGCGAATTGGGCGCGGGAGATGCGGGCCGGATCGAATGGTGCGTTTCAGCTCAATGTCTGGATTCCCGATCCTGATCCCTTACGCGATCCGGCCCATGAAGCAAGGGTACGCGCGTTTCTTGGTCAATGGGGACCAGAGGTCTTAGCCAAAGATGCCGAGGCGCCTCTGCCAGACTTCGAGGCGCAATGCGATGCAATGCTGGCTGCAGGGCCGCATGTCATTTCGTCGATCATGGGGGTTTACCCCGCACCGTTCGTCGCGCGAATGAAAGAACGTGGGGTGAAGTGGTTTGCGACCGTCACCACTGTCACTGAGGCTTTGGCCTCAGAGGCAGCGGGCGCAGATGTGATCGTCGCGCAAGACATGGAGGCGGGCGGGCATCGCGGGTCGTTTGACGCTGATGACGCAGCCCGTTCCTTGGTGGGGCTATTCGCGTTGCTTCCTGCTGTGGTTGATGCGGTGCAAGTGCCTGTGGTGGCGACAGGTGGGATTGCGGATGCTCGCGGGGTGGCGGCAGCGCTGGTTCTGGGGGCTTCGGCGGTGCAAATTGGCACGGGCCTTCTACGTGCGCCTGAAGCTGGGATTGCCCCTTCTTGGGCCGATGCAATTGGGGACGCATTGCCCGAAGGGACAGTTTCGACGCGAGCATTCTCCGGGCGGTTAGGACGGAGTATTCGCACTGCTTACACAGAGGCTGCGGAAGAGGGACCGATACCTGCACCTTATCCGATCCAGCGGAATATTACGAAGATGATGCGGGAGAGCGCGACAGGGATCGACAGGATGCAGGCATGGGCGGGACAGTCTGCGAGACTGGCACGTGCCGAGCCTGCGACGGACCTAGTCGCGGGTTTATGGGACGAGGCACGAGAAATCTTGCAGACTTGA
- a CDS encoding aldo/keto reductase: MSTDFTPPAGDPVSRFCFGTMQFGGKADATASQALYDASRAAGINFFDTADVYTDGTSETLLGGFAKAERDKLVIATKVGAVGGSSRDNILTRFDGCRSRLDMEYVDILYLHRWDDETPLEESIETLAELQQAGKIGAIGVSNYSAWQIMKAQAVAVSFATNISIFQPMYSLVKRQAEVEMLPMAQSEGFAVASYSPLGGGLLTGKYASGDGGRLVDDSMYKARYGVDWMHQAAKDLSVLAKDNDVDPATLAVAWVASNPAITSPIISARSVAQLAPSLAALEFDLGDDLKAQLSALTPTPAPATDRLEEV, translated from the coding sequence ATGAGCACAGATTTCACCCCCCCCGCTGGCGACCCTGTTTCACGCTTTTGCTTTGGCACCATGCAGTTTGGAGGCAAGGCCGACGCCACTGCCAGTCAGGCCCTGTATGATGCCAGCCGCGCTGCGGGCATCAACTTCTTTGACACCGCCGATGTCTATACCGATGGCACTTCGGAAACGCTGCTGGGAGGCTTTGCCAAAGCCGAACGGGATAAGTTGGTCATCGCCACCAAGGTTGGTGCTGTGGGCGGCAGCAGCCGCGACAATATTCTGACCCGGTTTGATGGCTGCCGCAGTCGGCTGGATATGGAGTATGTTGATATCCTGTACCTGCACCGCTGGGATGATGAGACCCCGCTGGAGGAGAGCATTGAAACACTGGCTGAACTGCAGCAGGCGGGCAAGATCGGCGCGATTGGGGTGTCCAACTATTCTGCCTGGCAGATCATGAAAGCCCAGGCCGTTGCGGTATCATTCGCGACAAACATCAGCATCTTTCAACCGATGTATAGCTTGGTCAAACGTCAAGCCGAGGTCGAAATGCTGCCCATGGCCCAAAGCGAAGGCTTTGCGGTGGCGTCATATTCGCCGCTTGGCGGCGGTTTGCTAACCGGAAAATACGCCTCTGGCGATGGCGGGCGGCTGGTCGATGATAGCATGTACAAGGCGCGTTATGGCGTGGATTGGATGCATCAGGCGGCCAAGGACCTGTCGGTTCTGGCCAAGGATAATGATGTGGATCCGGCCACGTTAGCTGTGGCTTGGGTGGCGTCGAACCCGGCGATCACTTCGCCGATCATCAGTGCCAGATCTGTTGCCCAGTTGGCCCCGTCATTGGCGGCGCTTGAATTTGACCTTGGCGATGATCTCAAGGCGCAGCTTTCAGCCCTCACACCGACTCCGGCCCCGGCAACAGACCGGCTGGAAGAAGTCTAA